One region of Vicia villosa cultivar HV-30 ecotype Madison, WI unplaced genomic scaffold, Vvil1.0 ctg.002689F_1_1, whole genome shotgun sequence genomic DNA includes:
- the LOC131639567 gene encoding uncharacterized protein LOC131639567, whose amino-acid sequence MAGRNDAAIVAALEAMAQALEHHPNAGENVASHNLATFQRENPPVFKGTHDPDGALTWLKETERIFRLMDFTIDQKVWYGTHMLAVEADDWWLETRQRLEANGDEITWVVFRREFLRKYFPEDVCGKKEIEFLELRQGNKSVVEYAANCLIYEEDNNAHYRVISEKQGKSQKGRGKPYGAQVGKGKQKATEGKRTSGVDAPAGIVCFKCGKVCHKSNVCIVDAMRYFRCGELRHVALACNHKQMVCFNCGEEGHIGSKCQKPKKEQASGKVFALLGIQTTSEDALIKDEGVELLLARQMRMLMKEEVQVFALVASMSVENQAIIEELKVVREFPEVFPDEIPDVSPEREVEFSIDLVPGTRPVSGTVHDVRTRIVEIEEATRRIS is encoded by the exons ATGGCTGGAAGGAACGATGCTGCAATTGTTGCTGCTTTGGAGGCGATGGCTCAAGCTTTGGAACATCATCCGAATGCTGGTGAGAATGTTGCGTCTCACaatttggctaccttccaaagagagaatcCACCTGTCTTCAAGGGCACtcatgatcctgatggcgcattgacatggctAAAGGAGACCGAGAGAATCTTCCGTTTGATGGATTTTACTATAGATCAAAAGGTttggtatgggactcatatgctagcagttgaggctgatgactggtggctaGAGACTCGTCAAAGGTTGGAGGCTAATGGTGATGAGATCACTTGGGTTGTGTTCCGTAGGGAGTTCTTGAGGAAGTACTTTCCGGAGGATGTTTGTGGCAAGAAGGAAATCGAGTTCCTTGAGTTGAGACAAGGGAATAAGTCGGTTgttgagtatgctgctaa TTGTTTGATCTATGAGGAGgataacaatgctcattatcgggTTATTAGTGAGAAGCAGGGAAAGAGTCAAAAAGGTCGTGGCAAGCCTTATGGTGCTCAAGTTGGCAAGGGTAAGCAGAAAGCTACTGAGGGTAAAAGGACTAGTGGGGTAGATGCTCCAGCTGGTATTgtgtgtttcaagtgtggcaaagTTTGTCATAAGAGTAATGTGTGTATTGTTGATGCCATGAGGTATTTTCGTTGTGGTGAGCTCAGACATGTGGCACTTGCGTGCAACCATAAGCAGATGGTctgcttcaactgtggtgaagagggacacattgGAAGTAAGTGTCAGAAACCCAAGAAGGAGCAAGCTAGTGGAAAGGTGTTCGCCTTGTTGGGAATTCAGACCACTAGTGAAGATGCACTAATCAAAG ATGAAGGTGTTGAGTTGTTGTTGGCTAGACAGATGCGCATGTTAATGAAGGAAGAAGTGCAAGTGTTTGCATTGGTTGCATCAATGTCTGTTGAGAATCAAGCGATAATAGAAGAGTTGAAGGTGGTGCGTGAATTTCCTGAAGtattccctgatgaaattcctgatgtatcGCCAGAGAGAGAAGTTGAATTttctattgatcttgtacctggtactagacctgtgtctGGCACTGTACACGATGTCCGCACCAGAATTGTCGAAATTGAAGAAGCAACAAGAAGAAtttcttga
- the LOC131639568 gene encoding uncharacterized protein LOC131639568 gives MDLIESAGLVKTVVHLSKCYETLVKEFIVNLSKERSDEAQPELKVSDNKVYQVITTNQVRSWPLKRKLSASKLSMKYAILHKIGDANWVPTNHTSTVSIVLGRFIYVVGTKAKFDYGTYIFEQTMKHAGSYSVKGPIAFPYLICDIILNQHPGILVDSESICKRESALSFNYKLSQGTHVPDIVMTSAETSRGGSSTSKAEVIAMMKETCKELEARKKSLEKMINTLEKDGNEDFAGTAGTEAQYV, from the exons ATGGACTTGATTGAGTCTGCTGGCCTAGTCAAAACTGTTGTCCATCTGAGTAAATGCTATGAAACGCTGGTCAAAGAGTTCATAGTAAACCTCTCTAAAGA AAGGTCTGatgaagctcaacctgagcttaAAGTCTCTGATAACAAGGTATACCAAGTTATCACTACAAACCAAGTTAGGAGTTGGCCATTGAAAAGAAAATTGTCTGCTAGTAAACTAAGCATGAAATATGCAATACTGCATAAGATTGGGGATGCTAACTGGGTGCCAACAAATCACACGTCTACTGTCTCAATTGTTCTTGGAAGATTTATTTATGTTGTTGGTACAAAAGCAAAGTTTGACTATGGTACCTACATTTTTGAGCAGACCATGAAGCATGCTGGTAGCTACAGTGTGAAAGGCCCTATAGCATTTCCTTATCTCATATGTGACATCATCTTAAACCAGCACCCAGGTATCTTGGTTGACAGTGAATCTATTTGCAAAAGGGAAAGTGCTCTGTCATTCAATTATAAACTGTCTCAGGGAACACATGTCCCAGACATTGTCATGACATCAGCTGAGACATCCAGGGGTGGATCATCAACTAGTAAAGCTGAAGTCATAGCAATGATGAAAGAGACATGCAAAGAGCTGGAGGCAAGGAAGAAATCTCTTGAGAAGATGATCAACACTCTAGAGAAGGATGGTAATGAGGATTTTGCAGGCACTGCAGGGACAGAAGCACAATATGTATAG
- the LOC131639569 gene encoding uncharacterized protein LOC131639569, which produces MIIEEIKGDCQEADESDEESYVGDLTISELATGFTETCLMNEKLCAKVREYRTTNRFLLEERVSFMEDIADLERKLEDTRPNEQETRKMGAQKETKPTISGACEVVTTDVLTSKSVDELSVSDESKSSSNCNAVTSVGNTMKLQIIKNCVTTDLSFAFGTTKTIDENHSEKMKGICCVKFPPIPIFSQKTATDSIDLINTFLNLNCSDASHNSVTRSSLKNLEISQQPNTSSPKKVSPISESATPNESTNPNRVLNVSPLRMINAEDSTTTKPRTPHARRPEESVRTKGSNPSSSKPRKELTKEGTRYVHNSIAKIVKRILDENHQVPGISVPLQTVIPDPPKRKRNETDGHNAGSDIHMTGEKNNEEVQEDDDNTNITEDVNDIGNYEAYDSPRVEAGTVERLMTMRKDKVVIQNSPVKKAAVKSPPKDSVKKKSTSVGPVKSRTKSIGVGPSKSWSKVVPKKRKARAVEEFESDDEVNVHDIPLKKKPTTSKLAGSVPEVPIDNVSFHFAASANRWKFVYQKRLALERELALMHVTVRT; this is translated from the exons ATGATCATAGAAGAAATCAAGGGTGATTGTCAAGAAGCtgatgaatctgatgaagaatcaTATGTTGGAGACCTCACCATCAGTGAACTGGCTACTGGGTTTACTGAGACATGCCTAATGAATGAGAAACTGTGTGCAAAAGTACGAGAGTATAGGACCACTAATAGATTCTTACTAGAAGAAAGAGTAAGCTTCATGGAAGATATTGCTGATCTGGAAAGAAAGTTAGAAGACACAAGACCTAACGAACAAGAAACCAGAAAGATGGGTGCCCAGAAAGAAACTAAGCCAACCATTTCAGGAGCATGTGAAGTTGTCAcaacagatgtcttgacatcaaaATCTGTTGATGAATTAAGTGTGAGCGATGAGTCAAAAAGTTCCTCTAACTGCAATGCTGTAACATCAGTTGGCAACACTATGAAACTTCAGATcatcaaaaattgtgtgactaCTGATCTGTCTTTTGCTTTTGGTACTACCAAGACCATAGATGAAAATCACTCTGAAAAAATGAAGGGTAT TTGCTGTGTCAAGTTCCCTCCTATTCCTATCTTCTCACAAAAAACGGCAACCGACTCTATTGATCTCATCAATACCTTTCTGAATTTAAACTGCTCCGACGCATCTCACAACAGTGTTACAAGAAGCTCTTTGAAGAATCTCGAGATTTCTCAACAACCAAATACTTCCTCCCCAAAGAAAGTGTCTCCCATCTCCGAATCTGCAACACCTAATGAGTCAACTAACCCTAATCGGGTTCTAAATGTATCTCCTCTGAGGATGATTAACGCTGAAGATTCAACGACTACAAAGCCAAGAACACCGCATGCAAGAAGACCTGAGGAGAGTGTTCGTACTAAGGGCTCCAATCCCTCATCATCCAAACCTCGTAaggaacttactaaagaaggaACAAGATATGTTCATAACTCCATAGCCAAGATTGTCAAACGGATTTTGGATGAAAATCATCAGGTCCCTGGGATATCTGTCCCTTTACAAACCGTGATTCCTGATCCTCCCAAGAGAAAACGTAATGAAACTGATGGTCACAATGCTGGTAGTGACATTCACATGACCGGAGAGAAGAACAATGAAGAAGTTCAAGAAGATGATGATAACACCAATATCACGGAGGATGTCAATGACATCGGAAATTATGAAGCTTATGATAGTCCAAGGGTAGAGGCTGGAACAGTCGAAAGGCTCATGACCATGAGAAAAGACAAAGTTGTGATTCAGAACTCTCCTGTGAAAAAAGCTGCGGTTAAAAGCCCTCCTAAAGattctgtcaagaagaagagTACCTCTGTAGGACCTGTAAAAAGCAGAACTAAAAGTATTGGAGTTGGTCCCTCAAAATCTTGGAGCAAGGTTGTTCCAAAGAAAAGGAAGGCAAGAGCTGTTGAAGAATTTGAGTCTGATGATGAAGTGAATGTCCATGACATTCCATTAAAGAAGAAGCCCACAACTAGCAAGCTTGCTGGGAGTGTTCCTGAAGTTCCCATTGACAATGTATCCTTCCACTTTGCTGCAAGTGCAAACAGGTGGAAATTTGTGTATCAAAAGAGACTGGCCCTTGAGAGGGAATTGGCTCTAATGCACGTGACTGTAAGGACATAA